The Salminus brasiliensis chromosome 3, fSalBra1.hap2, whole genome shotgun sequence genome contains a region encoding:
- the tra2a gene encoding transformer-2 protein homolog alpha isoform X2 produces MSDIEDGNFESRDSRSPSKSGRGSPVHGKSHSRSGSPSPSRASKRSESRSRSRSKSRSHSRRHSNRRYSRSRSHSHRKKSRSRSYSPDYRRRRSQSTSPMSNRRRHAGSRSTYSHDFKKDSVSHGDARANPDPNTCLGVFGLSLYTTERDLREVFSRYGPLAGVNIVYDQRTGRSRGFAFVYFERIDDAKEAMERANGMELDGRRIRVDYSITKRPHTPTPGIYMGRPTHNGGGGSSSGGRRRDSYYDRGYDRGYDRYDEYDYRYRRRSPSPYYSRYRSRSRSRSYSPRRY; encoded by the exons GATTCCCGCTCGCCTTCCAAGTCGGGTCGGGGCAGTCCAGTCCATGGCAAGTCCCACAGCAGGTCGGGCTCCCCCAGCCCATCCCGAGCTTCCAAGCGTTCAGAGTCCAGATCACGCTCCCGCTCCAAGTCCAG ATCTCACTCTCGTCGTCACTCCAACCGCCGCTACAGTCGCTCGCGCTCTCACTCCCACCGGAAGAAGTCCCGCTCTCGCTCCTACAGTCCAGACTATCGGCGCAGGAGGAGTCAGAGCACGTCGCCCATGTCCAACCGCCGACGCCACGCAGGCAGCCGG AGCACATACAGCCATGACTTCAAAAAAGATTCGGTCAGTCATGGTGATGCCAGG GCCAATCCAGACCCCAACACATGTCTCGGTGTGTTTGGCCTGAGCCTGTACACCACAGAGAGGGATTTGAGAGAAGTGTTCTCCCGCTACGGCCCGCTTGCAGGAGTCAACATAGTCTATGATCAGCGCACAGGCCGCTCCCGGGGATTTGCTTTTGTCTACTTTGAACGTATTGATGATGCCAAAGAG GCTATGGAGCGAGCCAATGGGATGGAGCTGGATGGTAGACGCATCAGAGTGGACTACTCCATCACTAAAAGgccacacacccccacacctgGAATCTACATGGGCCGTCCCACACA TAACGGAGGAGGTGGAAGCAGCAGCGGAGGCCGCAGACGAGACTCCTATTATGACCGAGGCTATGACCGTGGCTATGACCGATATGACGAGTACGACTACAGATACAG AAGGCGCTCTCCGTCACCGTACTACAGCCGCTACAGGTCCCGCTCGCGATCACGCTCCTACAGCCCAC GGCGATACTGA
- the tra2a gene encoding transformer-2 protein homolog alpha isoform X1, producing the protein MSDIEDGNFESRDSRSPSKSGRGSPVHGKSHSRSGSPSPSRASKRSESRSRSRSKSRSHSRRHSNRRYSRSRSHSHRKKSRSRSYSPDYRRRRSQSTSPMSNRRRHAGSRSTYSHDFKKDSVSHGDARANPDPNTCLGVFGLSLYTTERDLREVFSRYGPLAGVNIVYDQRTGRSRGFAFVYFERIDDAKEAMERANGMELDGRRIRVDYSITKRPHTPTPGIYMGRPTHNGGGGSSSGGRRRDSYYDRGYDRGYDRYDEYDYRYSRRRSPSPYYSRYRSRSRSRSYSPRRY; encoded by the exons GATTCCCGCTCGCCTTCCAAGTCGGGTCGGGGCAGTCCAGTCCATGGCAAGTCCCACAGCAGGTCGGGCTCCCCCAGCCCATCCCGAGCTTCCAAGCGTTCAGAGTCCAGATCACGCTCCCGCTCCAAGTCCAG ATCTCACTCTCGTCGTCACTCCAACCGCCGCTACAGTCGCTCGCGCTCTCACTCCCACCGGAAGAAGTCCCGCTCTCGCTCCTACAGTCCAGACTATCGGCGCAGGAGGAGTCAGAGCACGTCGCCCATGTCCAACCGCCGACGCCACGCAGGCAGCCGG AGCACATACAGCCATGACTTCAAAAAAGATTCGGTCAGTCATGGTGATGCCAGG GCCAATCCAGACCCCAACACATGTCTCGGTGTGTTTGGCCTGAGCCTGTACACCACAGAGAGGGATTTGAGAGAAGTGTTCTCCCGCTACGGCCCGCTTGCAGGAGTCAACATAGTCTATGATCAGCGCACAGGCCGCTCCCGGGGATTTGCTTTTGTCTACTTTGAACGTATTGATGATGCCAAAGAG GCTATGGAGCGAGCCAATGGGATGGAGCTGGATGGTAGACGCATCAGAGTGGACTACTCCATCACTAAAAGgccacacacccccacacctgGAATCTACATGGGCCGTCCCACACA TAACGGAGGAGGTGGAAGCAGCAGCGGAGGCCGCAGACGAGACTCCTATTATGACCGAGGCTATGACCGTGGCTATGACCGATATGACGAGTACGACTACAGATACAG TAGAAGGCGCTCTCCGTCACCGTACTACAGCCGCTACAGGTCCCGCTCGCGATCACGCTCCTACAGCCCAC GGCGATACTGA